A window from Mangifera indica cultivar Alphonso chromosome 2, CATAS_Mindica_2.1, whole genome shotgun sequence encodes these proteins:
- the LOC123209077 gene encoding protein ALWAYS EARLY 2 isoform X1, which translates to MAPTRKSRSVNKRYADEVSPVKDISSSSRSKQKKLSDKLGPQWRKGELQRFYEAYRNYGKDWKKVAAQVRNRSVEMVEALFNMNRAYLSLPEGTASVVGLIAMMTDHYNILEGSDGERENNDASSMPQKSQKRKYGKHQLSASKEDGLMSWPMASTDGCLSFLKRAHLDGNQPRAVKKRTPRVPVSYSYKKDDRINYTSLNDKKRESEVDANDVEVEHVAALALTEASQRGGSPQVSQTPYRTTEHGKSSPVLSWDKTFPKLETAYAKVHDVSPSEDRSQGRTGSEKPENGFSAGDKGSMHMEGVGTVEVHRKGKKIYRKRMKVEEVRNSLSDDGAEACSGTEEGMNTPKGKDDPEVLNAKDERFPRRGQRKKKGNLFFGDEKSSLDALQTLADLSLMFPDSKMESESSAHLKEERTVTDMDDKSSAPEATSTSYPNKLPGPNEKVLRTVTVVEGLSPRISKRGRYSDIDVENVREAEEQPESPSNSMKKRRKPILTKKLANAEALTNSHLNRTMERKASSGGESKISVKGKQTNQYSAQSKQWKPGQVLEGSSVNSDHKRARIDIVAPTVQLPAVSQGSKQSRQKMHLQRKFSSKGLTPSESILKNTPNKCLISQEDKVVSLKENISCCLSSELVRRWSTFEWFYSAIDYPWFANREFVEYLNHVGLGHIPRLTRVELGVIRSSLGKPRRFSECFLHDEREKLKHYRESVRKHYAELRTGIREGLPRDLPRPLSVGQRVIAIHPKTRELHDGSVLTVDHDKCRVQFDRPEIGVDFVMDIDCMPSNAFDNMPEALRRQIVAANKLPQLNGWSNFGGPVMNASGGHMGIAPLPMDTLVKQTKGDTNCAIPQAKSVAMDIASAPQAYGQPCTVAQIQEREVDIRAISELHRSLAKKEALLMELRNTNNDIMESHNGGDSSVKDSDPLRKHIAMVLVQLKEANGQASSALLHLRQRNTYPESSLQPWLKLPDNSSCLGSLTNSFDNFYASKECGPAVIEIVRGSRLKAHTMVDSAIKAMSSRKEGEDAYIRIGEALDRLDKRHLISDSGVQIRSPEQVNGTLSHHNQFVTSTAELSNKNETQIPSELITSCVATMFMIQTCTERQYPPADVAQIIESAVSSLHPCCPQNLPIYREIEMCMGRIKMQILALIPT; encoded by the exons ATGGCCCCAACGAGAAAATCTAGAAGTGTGAATAAGCGATATGCAGATGAGGTGTCTCCTGTGAAAGATATCAGCAGTTCAAGCAGAAGTAAGCAAAAG aaattgtctGATAAATTAGGACCTCAATGGAGAAAGGGGGAGCTTCAACGTTTTTATGAAGCTTATCGAAATTATGGGAAAGACTGGAAAAAG GTGGCTGCTCAAGTTCGTAACAGATCAGTTGAAATGGTGGAGGCCCTCTTCAATATGAATCGG GCATACTTGTCCCTGCCAGAGGGAACAGCATCCGTGGTTGGCCTTATTGCAATGATGACAGATCACTATAATATCCTG GAAGGGAGTGATGGTGAGCGAGAGAACAATGATGCTTCTAGCATGCCACAAAAATCTCAGAAACGCAAGTATGGGAAACATCAGCTAAGTGCTTCGAAAGAAGATGGTTTAATGTCCTGGCCAATGGCATCAACTGATGGATGCCTATCATTTTTGAAGAGAGCCCACTTAGACG gTAATCAGCCTCGTGCAGTGAAGAAAAGGACACCTCGTGTCCCGGTTTCATATTCCTATAAGAAAGATGATAGAATCAATTATACTTCACTGAATGACAAAAAGCGGGAGTCAGAAGTTGATGCTAATGATGTTGAGGTTGAACACGTGGCAGCATTGGCATTAACTGAGGCATCACAAAGGGGAGGATCTCCACAAGTTTCTCAGACACCATACAGAACAACAGAGCATGGAAAATCCTCACCAGTTCTGAGCTGGGATAAAACG TTTCCAAAGCTGGAGACAGCTTATGCCAAAGTCCATGATGTTTCTCCATCTGAAGACAGATCTCAGGGTAGAACAGGAAGTGAGAAGCCTGAAAATGGTTTTTCTGCTGGAGATAAAGGTTCAATGCATATGGAAGGTGTTGGTACAGTTGAAGTTCACCGAAAGGGGAAAAAGATCTACAGAAAGAGAATGAAAGTTGAAGAGGTCAGAAACAGTCTGTCTGATGATGGAGCTGAAGCATGTAGTGGTACTGAAGAAGGAATGAATACTCCGAAGGGTAAAGATGACCCAGAGGTTTTAAATGCAAAAGATGAGCGATTCCCTCGAAGGGGtcagaggaagaagaaagggaatCTTTTCTTTGGAG ATGAAAAGTCCTCCTTGGATGCTCTGCAAACGTTGGCTGATTTATCCTTAATGTTCCCAGACTCTAAAATGGAATCTG AATCATCGGCACACTTGAAGGAAGAAAGAACTGTAACTGATATGGATGACAAGTCTAGTGCTCCTGAAGCTACATCTACTAGTTATCCTAATAAACTTCCTGGACCTAATGAGAAGGTGCTGAGAACTGTTACTGTAGTTGAAGGTCTTAGCCCAAGAATTTCTAAACGTGGACGATACTCAGATATTGATGTTGAAAATGTCAGAGAGGCGGAAGAACAGCCTGAATCTCCAAGTAATTCAATGAAAAAAAGGCGCAAACCTATTCTCACAAAAAAG TTAGCAAATGCTGAAGCTCTTACAAATTCTCATTTGAATAGAACTATGGAAAGGAAG GCCTCATCTGGAGGAGAGAGTAAAATTTCTGTAAAAGGTAAGCAGACCAACCAATATTCTGCTCAGTCAAAACAATGGAAACCAGGTCAAGTGTTGGAAGGTTCTTCTGTTAATAGTGATCACAAAAGAGCGAGGATAGATATAGTGGCACCAACCGTACAACTTCCTGCTGTAAGCCAAGGTAGTAAGCAAAGTAGACAAAAGATGCATTTACAGAGGAAATTTAGTTCAAAAGGGCTGACGCCTTCTGAGagcatattaaaaaatacaccaAATAAATGCTTAATCTCACAAGAAGACAAAGTGGTCTCTCTGAAG GAAAACATTTCTTGCTGCTTGTCATCTGAATTGGTGCGCAGATGGTCTACTTTTGAATGGTTCTACAGTGCAATTGATTACCCTTGGTTTGCTAATAGGGAGTTTGTGGAGTATTTGAATCATGTTGGACTAGGGCACATTCCAAGACTTACACGTGTGGAATTGGGTGTCATAAGAAG TTCCCTTGGCAAACCTCGGAGGTTTTCTGAATGCTTTCTGCATGATGAAAGAGAGAAACTTAAACATTATCGGGAATCAGTGAGAAAACATTATGCTGAACTTCGGACTGGTATTAGGGAAGGACTTCCAAGAGATTTACCACGCCCTTTGTCGGTTGGACAAAGAGTGATTGCTATTCATCCCAAAACAAGGGAACTACATGATGGGAGTGTACTCACTGTTGATCATGACAAGTGCAGGGTTCAGTTTGATCGTCCTGAGATAGGAGTGGATTTTGTCATG GATATTGATTGCATGCCTTCAAATGCATTTGACAATATGCCAGAAGCTCTAAGGAGACAAATTGTTGCTGCTAATAAGCTCCCTCAACTGAATGGATGGTCTAATTTTGGTGGGCCTGTAATGAATGCTTCAGGTGGGCATATGGGGATAGCACCCCTTCCCATGGACACTTTAGTAAAGCAGACCAAG GGTGATACAAACTGTGCCATTCCACAAGCAAAATCAGTGGCTATGGACATTGCTAGTGCACCGCAAGCCTATGGTCAACCTTGTACAGTGGCACAGATCCAGGAAAGGGAAGTTGATATACGAGCTATTTCTGAGCTGCACCGTTCTCTTGCTAAGAAG GAAGCATTGTTGATGGAACTTAGGAACACTAACAATGACATAATGGAAAGCCATAATGGTGGAGATAGCTCTGTAAAAGATTCTGATCCTCTCAGGAAACATATTGCCATGGTACTTGTACAGCTAAAGGAAGCCAATGGCCAG GCTTCTTCCGCTTTACTTCATTTGAGACAAAGAAATACATACCCTGAAAGCTCCCTACAGCCTTGGCTGAAGCTCCCAGACAATTCTAGTTGCTTAGGTAGCCTGACTAatagttttgataatttttacgCTTCAAAAGAATGTGGACCTGCTGTCATCGAAATAGTCAGAGGGTCAAGACTAAAAGCACATACAATGGTAGATTCTGCTATCAAG GCAATGTCATCAAGAAAGGAAGGGGAAGATGCTTATATTAGGATTGGAGAAGCTTTAGACCGTTTAGATAAAAGGCATTTGATATCTGACTCTGGAGTACAAATCAGGTCTCCAGAGCAGGTCAATGGCACTTTGAGTCATCACAATCAGTTTGTTACCAGCACAGCAGAGTTGTCTAACAAAAACGAGACCCAAATTCCCTCGGAGCTTATCACTTCATGCGTCGCAACAATGTTCATGATACAG ACATGTACTGAACGACAATATCCTCCGGCAGATGTGGCTCAGATAATTGAGTCTGCCGTGTCAAGCTTGCATCCGTGCTGCCCTCAGAACCTTCCCATTTACAGGGAGATAGAAATGTGCATGGGACGGATTAAGATGCAAATActggctctaataccaacttGA
- the LOC123209077 gene encoding protein ALWAYS EARLY 2 isoform X5, producing the protein MVEALFNMNRAYLSLPEGTASVVGLIAMMTDHYNILEGSDGERENNDASSMPQKSQKRKYGKHQLSASKEDGLMSWPMASTDGCLSFLKRAHLDGNQPRAVKKRTPRVPVSYSYKKDDRINYTSLNDKKRESEVDANDVEVEHVAALALTEASQRGGSPQVSQTPYRTTEHGKSSPVLSWDKTFPKLETAYAKVHDVSPSEDRSQGRTGSEKPENGFSAGDKGSMHMEGVGTVEVHRKGKKIYRKRMKVEEVRNSLSDDGAEACSGTEEGMNTPKGKDDPEVLNAKDERFPRRGQRKKKGNLFFGDEKSSLDALQTLADLSLMFPDSKMESESSAHLKEERTVTDMDDKSSAPEATSTSYPNKLPGPNEKVLRTVTVVEGLSPRISKRGRYSDIDVENVREAEEQPESPSNSMKKRRKPILTKKLANAEALTNSHLNRTMERKASSGGESKISVKGKQTNQYSAQSKQWKPGQVLEGSSVNSDHKRARIDIVAPTVQLPAVSQGSKQSRQKMHLQRKFSSKGLTPSESILKNTPNKCLISQEDKVVSLKENISCCLSSELVRRWSTFEWFYSAIDYPWFANREFVEYLNHVGLGHIPRLTRVELGVIRSSLGKPRRFSECFLHDEREKLKHYRESVRKHYAELRTGIREGLPRDLPRPLSVGQRVIAIHPKTRELHDGSVLTVDHDKCRVQFDRPEIGVDFVMDIDCMPSNAFDNMPEALRRQIVAANKLPQLNGWSNFGGPVMNASGGHMGIAPLPMDTLVKQTKGDTNCAIPQAKSVAMDIASAPQAYGQPCTVAQIQEREVDIRAISELHRSLAKKEALLMELRNTNNDIMESHNGGDSSVKDSDPLRKHIAMVLVQLKEANGQASSALLHLRQRNTYPESSLQPWLKLPDNSSCLGSLTNSFDNFYASKECGPAVIEIVRGSRLKAHTMVDSAIKAMSSRKEGEDAYIRIGEALDRLDKRHLISDSGVQIRSPEQVNGTLSHHNQFVTSTAELSNKNETQIPSELITSCVATMFMIQTCTERQYPPADVAQIIESAVSSLHPCCPQNLPIYREIEMCMGRIKMQILALIPT; encoded by the exons ATGGTGGAGGCCCTCTTCAATATGAATCGG GCATACTTGTCCCTGCCAGAGGGAACAGCATCCGTGGTTGGCCTTATTGCAATGATGACAGATCACTATAATATCCTG GAAGGGAGTGATGGTGAGCGAGAGAACAATGATGCTTCTAGCATGCCACAAAAATCTCAGAAACGCAAGTATGGGAAACATCAGCTAAGTGCTTCGAAAGAAGATGGTTTAATGTCCTGGCCAATGGCATCAACTGATGGATGCCTATCATTTTTGAAGAGAGCCCACTTAGACG gTAATCAGCCTCGTGCAGTGAAGAAAAGGACACCTCGTGTCCCGGTTTCATATTCCTATAAGAAAGATGATAGAATCAATTATACTTCACTGAATGACAAAAAGCGGGAGTCAGAAGTTGATGCTAATGATGTTGAGGTTGAACACGTGGCAGCATTGGCATTAACTGAGGCATCACAAAGGGGAGGATCTCCACAAGTTTCTCAGACACCATACAGAACAACAGAGCATGGAAAATCCTCACCAGTTCTGAGCTGGGATAAAACG TTTCCAAAGCTGGAGACAGCTTATGCCAAAGTCCATGATGTTTCTCCATCTGAAGACAGATCTCAGGGTAGAACAGGAAGTGAGAAGCCTGAAAATGGTTTTTCTGCTGGAGATAAAGGTTCAATGCATATGGAAGGTGTTGGTACAGTTGAAGTTCACCGAAAGGGGAAAAAGATCTACAGAAAGAGAATGAAAGTTGAAGAGGTCAGAAACAGTCTGTCTGATGATGGAGCTGAAGCATGTAGTGGTACTGAAGAAGGAATGAATACTCCGAAGGGTAAAGATGACCCAGAGGTTTTAAATGCAAAAGATGAGCGATTCCCTCGAAGGGGtcagaggaagaagaaagggaatCTTTTCTTTGGAG ATGAAAAGTCCTCCTTGGATGCTCTGCAAACGTTGGCTGATTTATCCTTAATGTTCCCAGACTCTAAAATGGAATCTG AATCATCGGCACACTTGAAGGAAGAAAGAACTGTAACTGATATGGATGACAAGTCTAGTGCTCCTGAAGCTACATCTACTAGTTATCCTAATAAACTTCCTGGACCTAATGAGAAGGTGCTGAGAACTGTTACTGTAGTTGAAGGTCTTAGCCCAAGAATTTCTAAACGTGGACGATACTCAGATATTGATGTTGAAAATGTCAGAGAGGCGGAAGAACAGCCTGAATCTCCAAGTAATTCAATGAAAAAAAGGCGCAAACCTATTCTCACAAAAAAG TTAGCAAATGCTGAAGCTCTTACAAATTCTCATTTGAATAGAACTATGGAAAGGAAG GCCTCATCTGGAGGAGAGAGTAAAATTTCTGTAAAAGGTAAGCAGACCAACCAATATTCTGCTCAGTCAAAACAATGGAAACCAGGTCAAGTGTTGGAAGGTTCTTCTGTTAATAGTGATCACAAAAGAGCGAGGATAGATATAGTGGCACCAACCGTACAACTTCCTGCTGTAAGCCAAGGTAGTAAGCAAAGTAGACAAAAGATGCATTTACAGAGGAAATTTAGTTCAAAAGGGCTGACGCCTTCTGAGagcatattaaaaaatacaccaAATAAATGCTTAATCTCACAAGAAGACAAAGTGGTCTCTCTGAAG GAAAACATTTCTTGCTGCTTGTCATCTGAATTGGTGCGCAGATGGTCTACTTTTGAATGGTTCTACAGTGCAATTGATTACCCTTGGTTTGCTAATAGGGAGTTTGTGGAGTATTTGAATCATGTTGGACTAGGGCACATTCCAAGACTTACACGTGTGGAATTGGGTGTCATAAGAAG TTCCCTTGGCAAACCTCGGAGGTTTTCTGAATGCTTTCTGCATGATGAAAGAGAGAAACTTAAACATTATCGGGAATCAGTGAGAAAACATTATGCTGAACTTCGGACTGGTATTAGGGAAGGACTTCCAAGAGATTTACCACGCCCTTTGTCGGTTGGACAAAGAGTGATTGCTATTCATCCCAAAACAAGGGAACTACATGATGGGAGTGTACTCACTGTTGATCATGACAAGTGCAGGGTTCAGTTTGATCGTCCTGAGATAGGAGTGGATTTTGTCATG GATATTGATTGCATGCCTTCAAATGCATTTGACAATATGCCAGAAGCTCTAAGGAGACAAATTGTTGCTGCTAATAAGCTCCCTCAACTGAATGGATGGTCTAATTTTGGTGGGCCTGTAATGAATGCTTCAGGTGGGCATATGGGGATAGCACCCCTTCCCATGGACACTTTAGTAAAGCAGACCAAG GGTGATACAAACTGTGCCATTCCACAAGCAAAATCAGTGGCTATGGACATTGCTAGTGCACCGCAAGCCTATGGTCAACCTTGTACAGTGGCACAGATCCAGGAAAGGGAAGTTGATATACGAGCTATTTCTGAGCTGCACCGTTCTCTTGCTAAGAAG GAAGCATTGTTGATGGAACTTAGGAACACTAACAATGACATAATGGAAAGCCATAATGGTGGAGATAGCTCTGTAAAAGATTCTGATCCTCTCAGGAAACATATTGCCATGGTACTTGTACAGCTAAAGGAAGCCAATGGCCAG GCTTCTTCCGCTTTACTTCATTTGAGACAAAGAAATACATACCCTGAAAGCTCCCTACAGCCTTGGCTGAAGCTCCCAGACAATTCTAGTTGCTTAGGTAGCCTGACTAatagttttgataatttttacgCTTCAAAAGAATGTGGACCTGCTGTCATCGAAATAGTCAGAGGGTCAAGACTAAAAGCACATACAATGGTAGATTCTGCTATCAAG GCAATGTCATCAAGAAAGGAAGGGGAAGATGCTTATATTAGGATTGGAGAAGCTTTAGACCGTTTAGATAAAAGGCATTTGATATCTGACTCTGGAGTACAAATCAGGTCTCCAGAGCAGGTCAATGGCACTTTGAGTCATCACAATCAGTTTGTTACCAGCACAGCAGAGTTGTCTAACAAAAACGAGACCCAAATTCCCTCGGAGCTTATCACTTCATGCGTCGCAACAATGTTCATGATACAG ACATGTACTGAACGACAATATCCTCCGGCAGATGTGGCTCAGATAATTGAGTCTGCCGTGTCAAGCTTGCATCCGTGCTGCCCTCAGAACCTTCCCATTTACAGGGAGATAGAAATGTGCATGGGACGGATTAAGATGCAAATActggctctaataccaacttGA